One segment of Acidobacteriota bacterium DNA contains the following:
- a CDS encoding type II toxin-antitoxin system VapC family toxin: MRPRLIIDASVGVHLALGLESTGKILDILEDTALLMAPGLYFTEVANALWKYVAHEEIERDEAVLLLTDACSLIDQPISHHALTEEALVAATAYHHPVYDMLYAVLARRHGAGVLTFDRRLRRVLKRMGVEIIEI; the protein is encoded by the coding sequence ATGAGACCGAGGCTGATCATCGATGCCTCGGTCGGAGTGCACTTAGCCCTAGGTCTCGAATCGACCGGCAAGATCCTGGACATCCTGGAAGACACGGCCCTGCTAATGGCTCCAGGCCTCTACTTCACAGAGGTAGCCAACGCACTCTGGAAGTATGTCGCTCACGAAGAGATCGAACGGGACGAAGCGGTCCTGCTGCTCACTGATGCATGCAGCTTGATCGACCAGCCCATTAGCCATCATGCTTTGACCGAGGAAGCTCTGGTCGCTGCGACCGCCTACCACCATCCCGTCTACGACATGCTCTACGCCGTTCTGGCTCGCCGCCACGGCGCAGGAGTCCTAACTTTTGACCGCCGGCTCCGCAGAGTCTT